TTACCTTTAGCACAAGGTATAAAATTTAATATTTAAGAAACCTGTTTAATTACCTCAGCAATATCATTAACTGCTTGGGACACTTTATATGGATCTTCTCCTTCAACCATAATCCGTATAACTGGTTCTGTGCCTGATGGCCTTATAACAATACGGCTATTTTTACCCAAAGATGCTTCGGCTGACTCAATAGCTTTTTTAACTTGTTGATGTTGTAATGGCAACTGCCCTTTATAATTAATGCTCCGCAATTCTTGGGGTAAAGGTTCAAATTTTTTTCCAGCCATACTTGCAGGCTTATCTGATTGTTTCAAAATAGATAAAATTTGAAGTGCTGCAACTAAACCATCCCCTGTTGATGCATAATCGAGAAAAATAATATGACCTGATTGTTCTCCACCTATATTAAAGCCATTTTTACGCATATAATCGGTAACATAACGATCCCCAACTGCTGTTCGATAGGTTTTTAAATTAATATTTTTTAAAAATAATTCTAACCCAATATTTGACATGACTGTTACAACAATACCTTGCCCAATTAATCTGTTCGTATTTTTCCAAGATTCGGCAACCATCGCTAATAATTGATCTCCATCCAAAATACGACCTTTTTCGTCACATAATATTAATCTATCTGCATCACCATCAAGTGCAATACCTAAATCAGCGCCAGATTCTATTACTTTTTCTTGCAGTAATTTTGGATGTAAAACACCACAATTTTTATTTATATTCAACCCATCTGGTGATACAGATAAAGGTATAACTTCTGCGCCCAATTCCCATAAAACCATCGGGGCTACCTTATAGGCAGCACCATGGGCACAATCAACAACAATTTTTAAACCATCTAACCTCATTCCTTTAGGAAAACTGGATTTGACAAATTCAATATATCTACCAC
This portion of the Alphaproteobacteria bacterium genome encodes:
- the glmM gene encoding phosphoglucosamine mutase, which encodes MMARKLFGTDGIRGKANTQPITADIALRLAQAAAIKFIRGDHRHLVIIGKDTRLSGYMLEPALTAGFISMGMDVILLGPLPTPAISMLTRSLRADLGVMISASHNAFEDNGIKLFGPDGFKLSDEMELSIEHHFFDEPQLLNHLAAPTSLGRAKRLDDARGRYIEFVKSSFPKGMRLDGLKIVVDCAHGAAYKVAPMVLWELGAEVIPLSVSPDGLNINKNCGVLHPKLLQEKVIESGADLGIALDGDADRLILCDEKGRILDGDQLLAMVAESWKNTNRLIGQGIVVTVMSNIGLELFLKNINLKTYRTAVGDRYVTDYMRKNGFNIGGEQSGHIIFLDYASTGDGLVAALQILSILKQSDKPASMAGKKFEPLPQELRSINYKGQLPLQHQQVKKAIESAEASLGKNSRIVIRPSGTEPVIRIMVEGEDPYKVSQAVNDIAEVIKQVS